Genomic segment of Bacteroidota bacterium:
GTTGGAAGAAGATCGTCCAGTATTTTTTACAAGGTTTATTAATAATAGCGCCAATTGCTATTACAGGGTATGCCATTTTCTGGGTTATTACCACTGTAGATAGCTGGTTGCCTATTTTCCGTGAACCCATAAAAGATGTAGATGGCCGGGTTATTGGGCATGAAGTAAAAAATTACGGGCTTGGTTTTGTACTTATTCTTGCAGCCGTAATTACGATTGGCTATCTAAGTTCATTTTTTATTCAATCCCGCCTGTTCAACCTGTTTGATTACTGGCTGGAAAAAACACCAGGGGTTAAATTCATTTATACAAGTACAAGAGATTTTTTTGAAGCCTTTGCGGGTGATAAAAAAAGATTCAATAAAGCTGTATTGGCCAATGTTTTTTCTGATGATGTATGGATCATCGGCTTCCTTACCGATGAAGAGATGCAAAAATTTGAGATGGGTGCCGATAAAGTAGCTGTCTATGTTCCGCAGGCTTACAATTTTGCAGGCCAGCTTTATATTTTGCCAAAAGAAAAAGTAAAAAGGATAAATTCCATTAGTTCGGGACAGGTTATGAAATATGCTGTAACCGGCGGCGTAGTAGATCTTGATGGAGAAGGGAAAGATGAGAAAGATGCTCTGCCCAAGAAATAAAATGGCTTTAATTGTTTGATTGTTCTTTGATAACAATTCAACAACTACATGAAGAGAGTTGCATTTATAATATCACTGTTACTTATTTCTCATACAAGTTTTTGCTGGGGTTTTTATGGCCATCGAAAAATAAATTACTATGCGGTGTTCCTGCTACCACCGGAAATGATCTTTTTATACAAACCGAATATTGATTTCATTACTGACCATGCTGTAGATCCTGACATGCGCCGATATGCGATAGTTGAAGAAGGACCACGGCATTATATTGATATTGATAAATACGGCAATTATCCATATGATTCATTACCCAGAAAATGGAATGATGCCGTTGCAAAATTTTCTGAAGATAGTTTGATGACGCATGGCATCGTGCCCTGGTGGGTACAAACCATGCTCTACAAACTCACGGATGCATTCAAAGAAAAACACCAGGCAAAAATTTTAAAACTATCAGCAGAGATCGGTCATTATATAGCCGATGCACATGTGCCATTGCATGCAAGCAGCAATCATAATGGCCAATATACTGATCAACGTGGCATACATGGTTTCTGGGAAAGCAGGGTACCTGAACTGCTGGCAGAAAAAGAATGGGATATGATCATGGGTAAAGCTGAATATATTAAAAACCCCGGCGACTTTATTTGGAAACGAGTATTGGAAAGTGCATTGGAAGCAGACAGTGTTTTGAAGTTTGAAAAGGAACTGAGTAAAAAATTTTCACCCGATCAGAAGTTTGCATTTGAAGAAAGAAATGGTGTTACGATCCGCCAATATTCTTCTGCATTTACTAAAGCCTATGATGCAAAATTGAATGGAATGGTGGAAAGAAGATTTCGGCAATCCATATTTGCTATTGCTTCATTCTGGTACACTGCATGGATCAATGCCGGACAGCCGGACCTGAAATCACTTTTTCATAAAGAATTATCTCCCGAAGACCTGAAAGAATTTGAAACGCTGAATAATGCATGGAAAAATAGTAATGTAAAGGGAAGGGAACATGAATAAAACTAACTGTTGTAAATAATCCTAACACTTACCTTTGCCGCCATGATTCATAATTTCAATGCAGGTCCTTCTGTTTTGCCAAAAGAAGTATTTGAAGAAGCCAGCCAGGCTATCCTTGATTTTAATAATACAGGTTTATCTATTCTTGAAATAGGGCATCGCACTTCTTTGTTTCAACCGGTGATGGATGAAGCAAGAGCATTAATAAAAGAATTGATGCATTTAGATGATGATCATGAAGTCTTATTCTTACATGGTGGTGCAACTACACAGTTCATGCAAATACCAATGAACCTGCTTAATGATAATGAACTTGCATCGTATACAGATACGGGTACATGGGCAGCTAAAGCAATAAAGGAAGCGGCACTGTTTGGTCATGTTGAAATAGCAGGATCAACAAAAGAAACTAAATACACTTCTATTCCAAAAGATATTACGGTAAGTCCTACTGCTGCTTACCTGCATATAACAACCAACGAAACAATTGCGGGTACACAATGGAAAAATATTCCTTATGATTGTGGTGTACCGTTAGTAGCCGATATGAGCAGTGATATACTCGGCCGTCAACTTGATTTCAATAAGTTTGACCTGATCTATGCCGGTGCACAAAAAAATATGGGAGCAGCAGGAGTAAATCTTGTTGTTGTAAATAAAAATATACTCGGAAAGGTTACACGAAAAATTCCTACGATACTGGATTATCAGAATCATATCAAAGAAGGAAGTATGCTGAACACACCGCCTGTGTTTGCCGTATATGTTGTATTGCTTACTTTACGCTGGCTGAAAAAAATGGGTGGTGTTGCTGCATTAGAAAAAACTAATAATGTAAAAGCAGATTTGTTTTATAAAACATTAGATAGTCTTCCTGTATTTAAAGGCATAGTAGCAAAAGAAGACCGCAGTAATATGAATGCAGTATTTGTAATGGACGATATTGCATTGGAAAAAGAGTTTTTTGATCTATGTAAAAAAGAAAATATGATTGGTGTAAAAGGCCATCGTAGTGTAGGTGGCTTCCGTGTTTCTATGTACAATGCATTAACATTAGAAAGTGTAAAAGCAATTACTGAGCTAATGAAACAGTTTGCACAAGTACATGCTTAATTATTTAATTTAAAATTTCAATATTCAATACGAATGGCAATTATTAAACCTTTTTTCGCATTAAGACCAAAAGAAGAACTGGCAGCACAGGTAGCATCCCGCCCTTATGATGTACTGAACAGTGAAGAAGCAAGGTCTGAAGCAAACGGAAATCCTGTTTCTTTTCTGCATGTTACAAAATCCGAAATTGATCTGCCGGCCGGCATCAACATACATAGCCCTGAAGTTTATACAAAAGCTAAAGAAAATCTTCAGCAGCTCATTAAAGAAGGCGTGCTATTCAAAGATGATAAACCATGTTATTATATCTATCAATTGATCATGAACGGTCGAAGCCAAACCGGTTTGGTTTGTGTTTCTTCGGTTGAAGATTATTTTAATGATATAATAAAAAAGCATGAATTCACAAGACCTGAAAAAGAGAAAGACAGGATCGATCATATGCGAACGATCGAAGCGCAGACAGGAAATGTTTTTCTTGCATACCGTGACGTGATGGAAGTAAATGCTCTTATCAGCGGGTGGAAGGCAAAGAATAAGGCTGTTTATAATTTTGTAGCTGAAGACGGTGTACAACATACCATCTGGATCGTTGACAGGGAGATCGTGGTGAATTCAATTACTACTTTATTTGAAAGAAATGTTCCCTGTACATATATCGCCGATGGACATCATCGCTGCGCATCTGCTGCTAAAGTAAGTAAGGAATTACCCAACAGCGTTGAAGCAAAATATTTTCTTACTACAATTTTTCCTGCAAGCCAACTGGCTATTCTGGATTATAACCGTGTTGTAAAAGATCTCGGTGATTTTGATGATGAAGAAGATTTTATAAGTGCCTTGCAGGATGATTTCACGATCACACACAGCATTGAACCCGTACTGCCTTCAGCCCTTCATGAATTTGGAATGTATCTTGATAAAAACTGGTATTTACTCACTGCAAGAAAAGGAACCTATACAGATGATCCGATCGGTGTTTTAGATGTCACTATTCTTTCAAATAATATTCTTAACAAGTTGCTGGATATTAAAGATCAGCGGACAGATAAGCGAATCGATTTCGTCGGCGGTATTCGTGGGCTGGGTGAGTTGGAAAAAAGAGTAAATAGTGGCGAAATGAAAGTGGCGTTCAATTTTTATCCTGTCACTATTGAGCAATTATTTGATATCGCTGATAGCGGAAAAGTAATGCCTCCAAAAAGTACCTGGTTTGAGCCCAAATTAAGGGATGGATTACTTACGCATCTTATCTAAAGAGTTTAACAAATAAAGCCCCGGAATATTTTTAACTTGCAGCCGGTTGCCCAAGTGGCCATCTCCATTAAATCATATAATGATGAAAAAACTGATTTTTGTTTCTGTTCTGTTTTTCTCCATTCAAACATTGATTGCTCAACCCGAAGACCCGAAGCAACTCAATGAAACAGCATTGAATTTTATCCGAAGTGGTGATTATGATAATGCTATATTGGTGTTGAACCGTGCATTACAGCAGGATAAAAACAATCTTGAACTCCAGAAAAGCCTTGTGATGGCTTATTATTATAAAAGGGATTTTGAAAAAGCGTTGGTCGGAGTAAAAGTTTTAGTAGATCGTGATGATGCAGATGTAATGACTTACCAGATCGCAGGCAATGTATATAAGGCCTTGGAAGAAGTGAAGGACTGTGATAAGATGTATAAAAAAGCGTTGAAGAAATTTCCAACCAGTGGACCTTTGTACAGCGAATATGGTGAATTATTATGGGCAGCTAAAGATTTCTCAGCCATCAACCTGTGGGAAAAAGGAATACAGGTTGATCCTGCATTCAGCGGTAACTATTATAATGCTGCACAGCATTATTTCTATACACAGGATAAAGTTTGGGCCTTGATATACGGCGAAATATTTGTGAATATGGAAAGCCTGACCGAAAGAGGTGCAACTATGAAAAGATTTTTACTGGATGCTTACAAAGAAAAATTATTCAGTGAACCGGATTTATTGAAGGATATTGATAAAAATAAAAGTGAGTTCGCAAAAGCCTACCTAAATACGATGAACAAACAATCTTCACTCGTTAATAAAGGCATATCAACTGAAGTGCTTACAATGATACGTACCCGGTTTATTCTCGATTGGTATAATACTTACGGATCAAAGTTTCCGCACAAACTTTTTGATTACCAACTGCAATTAATACGTGAAGGAATGTTTGAAGCCTATAATCAATGGCTGTTTGGTACGGTAGAAAATCTTGCGGCCTATGATAACTGGACGAAAACGAATAACGAAAAGTATTCAGCCTTTACTAATTTTCAAAAAAACCGGATATTCCGGATGCCCGCCACACAATACTACCAGGTTCAGTAAATAATTCAGTATAGATATTGTACCCCCTCAATTAATATTTGAGGGGGTTTTTTATTTTTTATCTAAATTGTCAGAGCAAACCATCCCATTAATTCTTCACACAAAATCGTAAGCTATTTTTTGCTGAACAAAGAACCCCATAGTAGCACCAATGCTTAGTGAATAAAATAAACCTAATGGAACTAAAACGATTGTTTGACTGTATTGAATGGCAACTGCAAAATCATCCCAGGCAAGATATGCTGGCAGCAAAAGAAGGCGGCCAGTGGCGTTTATATAATACTACCCAGGTAAAAGATATTGTCGATAAACTCAGTGCCGGCCTTACTGCAATCGGCATTGGCGCAAACGATAATAGTATTGAAGGCCGTGATAAGATTGCTGTGCTGAGCAAGAACCGGCCTGAATGGATTTTTTTGGATTTGGCTGTTCAACAGACGGGTGCCGTACTTGTACCTGTTTATCCAACAGTTCATGTAAATGATCTTGAGTTTATACTGAATGATGCACAGGTAAAAATGATCTTTGTAAATGATGAAGACTTGTTTTTGAAAGTACAAAGTGTGAAGAATAAAGTGCCATCATTACAGCAAGTATTTTCATTTGAACATGTTTCAGGTTGTAATCATTGGAAGGAAATATTAACGAAAGGAACCGAAGCTGATAAACAAAAAGTACAGGTAACATCAGCAAAAATTACTGGCGAGGATCTGCTTACTATTATTTATACATCCGGCACTACCGGCACCCCTAAAGGAGTAATGCTCACCCATAATAATGTAATGAGTAATGTGCAGAGTTCACTTAACTGTGTTTTTTTTGAAATGGGAATCAGCGGACGAAAGGCCTTGAGTTTTTTGCCGCTCAATCATATTTTCGAAAGAATGATCAGTTATGTTTATATGTTCAGTGGTACAGGTATTTATTATGCAGAAAATCTTGATACGGTTGGAGATAATTTGAAAGAAGTAAAGCCCCAAGTATTTGCAACAGTACCAAGGCTACTTGAAAAAGTATATGAAAAAATAATGGCCCGGGCAGAGAAGCTTACAGGTATTAAAAGAAAATTATTTTTTTGGGCATTGGATCTTGCTCAACAATTTGAGATCAATAAAAACAAAGGGAGCTGGTATAATATCAAACTCGCTATTGCAAACAAGCTGGTGTTCAGTAAATGGAGAGAAGCATTGGGTAATGAATTAATTTGTATAGTAACCGGTGCTGCTGCCTGTCAGGTAAAGCTGATCCGGATTTTTACTGCAGCGAAAATTCCGATACTCGAAGGTTATGGCCAAACAGAAAGTAGCCCGGTAATAAGTGTAAACCGCTTTCCTGAAAGTGGAAGAATGTTTGGTACTGTTGGCCCTGCTATTGATGGAGTAGAAATAAAAATTGCTGAGGATGGTGAGATACTCAGCAAAGGCCCGCATGTA
This window contains:
- the serC gene encoding 3-phosphoserine/phosphohydroxythreonine transaminase — translated: MIHNFNAGPSVLPKEVFEEASQAILDFNNTGLSILEIGHRTSLFQPVMDEARALIKELMHLDDDHEVLFLHGGATTQFMQIPMNLLNDNELASYTDTGTWAAKAIKEAALFGHVEIAGSTKETKYTSIPKDITVSPTAAYLHITTNETIAGTQWKNIPYDCGVPLVADMSSDILGRQLDFNKFDLIYAGAQKNMGAAGVNLVVVNKNILGKVTRKIPTILDYQNHIKEGSMLNTPPVFAVYVVLLTLRWLKKMGGVAALEKTNNVKADLFYKTLDSLPVFKGIVAKEDRSNMNAVFVMDDIALEKEFFDLCKKENMIGVKGHRSVGGFRVSMYNALTLESVKAITELMKQFAQVHA
- a CDS encoding DUF1015 domain-containing protein, which translates into the protein MAIIKPFFALRPKEELAAQVASRPYDVLNSEEARSEANGNPVSFLHVTKSEIDLPAGINIHSPEVYTKAKENLQQLIKEGVLFKDDKPCYYIYQLIMNGRSQTGLVCVSSVEDYFNDIIKKHEFTRPEKEKDRIDHMRTIEAQTGNVFLAYRDVMEVNALISGWKAKNKAVYNFVAEDGVQHTIWIVDREIVVNSITTLFERNVPCTYIADGHHRCASAAKVSKELPNSVEAKYFLTTIFPASQLAILDYNRVVKDLGDFDDEEDFISALQDDFTITHSIEPVLPSALHEFGMYLDKNWYLLTARKGTYTDDPIGVLDVTILSNNILNKLLDIKDQRTDKRIDFVGGIRGLGELEKRVNSGEMKVAFNFYPVTIEQLFDIADSGKVMPPKSTWFEPKLRDGLLTHLI
- a CDS encoding long-chain fatty acid--CoA ligase, which encodes MELKRLFDCIEWQLQNHPRQDMLAAKEGGQWRLYNTTQVKDIVDKLSAGLTAIGIGANDNSIEGRDKIAVLSKNRPEWIFLDLAVQQTGAVLVPVYPTVHVNDLEFILNDAQVKMIFVNDEDLFLKVQSVKNKVPSLQQVFSFEHVSGCNHWKEILTKGTEADKQKVQVTSAKITGEDLLTIIYTSGTTGTPKGVMLTHNNVMSNVQSSLNCVFFEMGISGRKALSFLPLNHIFERMISYVYMFSGTGIYYAENLDTVGDNLKEVKPQVFATVPRLLEKVYEKIMARAEKLTGIKRKLFFWALDLAQQFEINKNKGSWYNIKLAIANKLVFSKWREALGNELICIVTGAAACQVKLIRIFTAAKIPILEGYGQTESSPVISVNRFPESGRMFGTVGPAIDGVEIKIAEDGEILSKGPHVMKGYYKRPDLTAETVIDGWLHTGDIGILVDNKFLKITDRKKEIFKTSGGKYVAPQPIENKMVESPFIEQIMVVGAEQKFAGALIVPAFNVVVEWAKKQGLNISNDPEEIIRNEKVLELFRDVVEENNKNFNPVEQVKKFELLPYAWSVDGGEMTPTMKLKRKVIQEKYRDAIQRIYR
- a CDS encoding DUF502 domain-containing protein; its protein translation is MEKNFSVKNYLPKERFRWKKIVQYFLQGLLIIAPIAITGYAIFWVITTVDSWLPIFREPIKDVDGRVIGHEVKNYGLGFVLILAAVITIGYLSSFFIQSRLFNLFDYWLEKTPGVKFIYTSTRDFFEAFAGDKKRFNKAVLANVFSDDVWIIGFLTDEEMQKFEMGADKVAVYVPQAYNFAGQLYILPKEKVKRINSISSGQVMKYAVTGGVVDLDGEGKDEKDALPKK
- a CDS encoding S1/P1 Nuclease codes for the protein MKRVAFIISLLLISHTSFCWGFYGHRKINYYAVFLLPPEMIFLYKPNIDFITDHAVDPDMRRYAIVEEGPRHYIDIDKYGNYPYDSLPRKWNDAVAKFSEDSLMTHGIVPWWVQTMLYKLTDAFKEKHQAKILKLSAEIGHYIADAHVPLHASSNHNGQYTDQRGIHGFWESRVPELLAEKEWDMIMGKAEYIKNPGDFIWKRVLESALEADSVLKFEKELSKKFSPDQKFAFEERNGVTIRQYSSAFTKAYDAKLNGMVERRFRQSIFAIASFWYTAWINAGQPDLKSLFHKELSPEDLKEFETLNNAWKNSNVKGREHE